A part of Streptomyces sp. NBC_01451 genomic DNA contains:
- a CDS encoding LacI family DNA-binding transcriptional regulator, with amino-acid sequence MRDVATAAGVGLATVSRVVNGKPVTPDLAERVTRAAESLGYRLDLTASSLRRADRRTSTLGLVLEDAANPFSAALHRAVEDAATERGVLVLAGSTDEDPVRERGLLKTFTGRRVDGLIVVPTGQADADLDAARRVGTPVVCVDRPTTAPQVDAVTVDNRAGLRAAVKRLHAAGHRRIAFLGDLRTIWTAEERYAGFAEGLTETGCVLHRSLVRRGLHGAEAAQVATRELLTLAHAPTALISGQNLLTVGARMALQELRLQHRVALIGFDDLPLAALLEPGISVIAQDPAAIGREAADLLFDRLDGERGSARHRVLTTRYLARGSGEIPAAEDR; translated from the coding sequence ATGCGCGACGTCGCGACCGCCGCCGGGGTGGGGCTCGCCACCGTCTCCCGGGTCGTCAACGGCAAGCCCGTCACTCCCGACCTGGCGGAACGAGTGACGCGCGCGGCCGAGTCGCTCGGCTACCGCCTCGATCTGACGGCCAGCAGCCTGCGCCGGGCCGACCGCCGCACCAGCACCCTCGGCCTGGTCCTGGAGGACGCGGCCAACCCCTTCTCCGCCGCGCTGCACCGCGCGGTGGAGGACGCCGCCACCGAGCGCGGCGTGCTGGTCCTGGCCGGGTCCACCGACGAGGACCCGGTCCGCGAACGCGGCCTGCTCAAGACCTTCACCGGCCGCCGGGTCGACGGCCTGATCGTGGTACCCACCGGACAGGCCGACGCCGACCTCGACGCGGCCCGCCGCGTCGGCACACCGGTCGTCTGCGTGGACCGCCCCACCACAGCGCCGCAGGTGGACGCCGTGACGGTGGACAACCGCGCGGGCCTGCGGGCGGCGGTGAAAAGGCTGCACGCGGCAGGCCACCGGCGCATCGCCTTCCTCGGAGACCTCCGCACCATCTGGACGGCCGAGGAGCGTTACGCCGGGTTCGCGGAGGGGCTGACGGAGACGGGATGCGTCCTGCACCGCTCCCTTGTGAGGCGTGGCCTGCACGGTGCGGAGGCCGCCCAGGTAGCGACCCGAGAGCTCCTGACCCTCGCTCATGCGCCCACCGCGCTGATCTCCGGCCAGAATCTCCTGACCGTCGGGGCCCGCATGGCCCTGCAGGAACTCCGCCTGCAGCACCGGGTGGCGCTGATCGGCTTCGACGACCTGCCGTTGGCCGCTCTCCTCGAACCCGGCATCTCGGTGATCGCCCAGGATCCCGCCGCGATCGGCCGGGAAGCCGCCGACCTGCTGTTCGACCGTCTCGACGGCGAGCGCGGCTCCGCCCGCCACCGCGTGCTGACCACCCGCTACCTCGCCCGCGGCTCCGGCGAAATCCCCGCCGCGGAGGACCGCTGA
- a CDS encoding GH32 C-terminal domain-containing protein: MSRTTRPRRRLLAALAVLSGLGLVAASPAMADTLYHEQYRPQFHFTPAQNWMNDPNGLIYYKGRYHLFFQYNPDGNTWGNMSWGHAVSTDLVHWKELPVAIPQDDQEMIFSGSVVLDKNNTTGFGTKKNPPLVAVYTSAQKATGKQEQALAYSTDGGTTWTKYSGNPVLDIGSTNFRDPKVFWYAPTKSWLMAVALADQHKIAFYSAPDLKHWTHLSDFGPAGATGGVWECPDLFPLPVDGNPKKTKWVLAVNLNPGGIAGGSGAQYFVGDFDGTEFISDDNGSYTPPSGTVVQDFESGSFGDWTATGSAFGSAPATGPVDGQQTVTGFEGKDFANSFHGGDASTGTLTSPAFTVTSDYINFKVGGGNHPHRPGSVLGDGPAPTGATLADFEGSTYSSPIGDWTTTGDAFGTGPAQGTLPGQGQVTGYLGDGLANSFLNGDASTGTLTSPTFTIDKKYLDFLIGGGNHAESSEAPTAVELIVDGKVVRSATGPNSEALNWASWDLSDLQGKRAQIKVEDDNTGGWGHLNLDHVVLSDTQAKPRSDETGVNLLVDGKIVQSATGADSENLDWASFNTSAYKGEKVQIQIVDANSSGWGHVLADQFTAADKPALSTTQRARWLDYGADFYAANTWTDTPGGRRVMTAWMNNWNYGQAIPTTPWRSADSFPRELSLKTVNGKVQLIQQPVRELTGLRGAGTRVPSTRVTNTTTPLAVHGSGLELQADLTPGTADRSGLDVRTGAGQRTRIGYDTTTGEVYIDRTAAGATDFDPTFGGVQRAPLALHGGRLILHVLVDASSVEVYAQNTRGEQVTLTDQIFPDPSSTGVDTFAEDGTAALNRMQAWRLRSIWP; the protein is encoded by the coding sequence ATGTCCAGAACGACTCGTCCGCGTCGCAGACTCCTCGCCGCGCTGGCCGTCCTGTCCGGGCTCGGCCTGGTCGCCGCCTCCCCGGCCATGGCCGACACCCTGTACCACGAGCAGTACCGGCCCCAGTTCCACTTCACTCCGGCCCAGAACTGGATGAACGACCCCAACGGACTGATCTACTACAAGGGCCGGTACCACCTGTTCTTCCAGTACAACCCGGACGGCAACACTTGGGGCAACATGTCATGGGGCCACGCCGTCAGCACCGACCTGGTCCACTGGAAGGAACTCCCGGTGGCCATCCCCCAGGACGACCAGGAAATGATCTTCTCCGGCAGTGTGGTGCTGGACAAGAACAACACCACCGGTTTCGGCACCAAGAAGAACCCGCCGCTGGTCGCCGTCTACACCAGCGCGCAGAAGGCCACCGGCAAGCAGGAGCAGGCCCTCGCCTACAGCACCGACGGCGGCACCACCTGGACGAAGTACTCCGGAAACCCGGTCCTCGACATCGGCTCGACCAACTTCCGTGACCCCAAGGTCTTCTGGTACGCCCCCACCAAGAGCTGGCTGATGGCGGTCGCCCTCGCCGACCAGCACAAGATCGCCTTCTACAGCGCTCCCGATCTCAAGCACTGGACGCACCTCAGCGACTTCGGCCCCGCCGGCGCCACCGGCGGGGTGTGGGAGTGCCCGGACCTGTTCCCGCTGCCCGTGGACGGCAACCCGAAGAAGACCAAGTGGGTCCTGGCCGTCAACCTCAACCCCGGCGGCATCGCGGGCGGCTCCGGCGCCCAGTACTTCGTCGGAGACTTCGACGGCACGGAGTTCATCTCCGACGACAACGGCAGCTACACCCCGCCGAGCGGCACCGTCGTGCAGGACTTCGAGTCCGGCTCGTTCGGCGACTGGACGGCCACCGGTAGCGCGTTCGGCAGCGCACCGGCGACCGGACCGGTGGACGGCCAGCAGACCGTCACCGGCTTCGAGGGCAAGGACTTCGCCAACAGCTTCCACGGCGGCGACGCCTCCACCGGCACCCTGACCTCACCCGCCTTCACCGTGACCAGCGACTACATCAACTTCAAGGTCGGCGGCGGCAACCACCCGCACCGGCCCGGCTCCGTCCTGGGCGACGGCCCGGCACCCACAGGCGCAACCCTCGCCGACTTCGAGGGCAGCACCTACTCCAGCCCCATCGGCGACTGGACGACGACCGGCGACGCCTTCGGTACCGGACCCGCCCAGGGCACGCTCCCCGGCCAGGGGCAGGTCACGGGCTACCTCGGAGACGGCCTCGCCAACAGCTTCCTGAACGGCGACGCCTCCACCGGCACGCTCACCTCGCCGACCTTCACCATCGACAAGAAGTACCTGGACTTCCTCATCGGCGGCGGCAACCACGCAGAGAGCTCCGAAGCGCCCACCGCAGTGGAGCTCATCGTGGACGGCAAGGTGGTGCGCTCCGCCACCGGTCCCAACTCCGAGGCCTTGAACTGGGCGTCCTGGGACCTGTCCGATCTGCAGGGCAAGCGGGCCCAGATCAAGGTCGAGGACGACAACACCGGTGGCTGGGGCCACCTCAACCTCGACCACGTCGTCCTCTCCGACACCCAGGCCAAGCCCCGTTCCGACGAGACCGGCGTCAACCTCCTGGTGGACGGCAAGATCGTGCAGAGCGCCACCGGCGCCGACTCCGAGAACCTGGACTGGGCCTCGTTCAACACCAGCGCCTACAAGGGCGAGAAGGTCCAGATCCAGATCGTGGACGCCAATTCCAGCGGCTGGGGACACGTACTCGCCGACCAGTTCACCGCGGCCGACAAGCCTGCCCTGTCCACCACCCAGCGTGCCCGCTGGCTCGACTACGGCGCCGACTTCTACGCGGCCAACACGTGGACCGACACCCCCGGTGGCCGCCGCGTCATGACCGCCTGGATGAACAACTGGAACTACGGGCAGGCCATCCCCACCACCCCGTGGCGCAGCGCCGACTCCTTCCCCCGCGAGCTCTCCCTGAAGACCGTGAACGGCAAGGTCCAGCTGATCCAGCAGCCGGTCCGCGAACTGACCGGCCTGCGCGGCGCCGGCACCCGGGTGCCCAGCACCCGCGTCACGAACACCACCACCCCGCTCGCGGTGCACGGCAGCGGCCTGGAACTCCAGGCCGACCTGACCCCGGGCACCGCCGACCGCTCCGGCCTGGACGTCCGTACCGGCGCCGGGCAGCGCACCCGCATCGGCTACGACACCACCACCGGCGAGGTCTACATCGACCGCACCGCCGCCGGTGCCACCGACTTCGACCCCACCTTCGGCGGCGTTCAGCGGGCCCCCCTCGCGCTCCACGGCGGCCGGCTGATTCTGCACGTACTCGTCGACGCCTCCTCCGTCGAGGTCTATGCCCAGAACACCCGGGGCGAACAGGTCACCCTGACCGACCAGATCTTCCCCGACCCCTCCAGCACCGGCGTCGACACCTTCGCCGAGGACGGCACCGCCGCCCTCAACCGCATGCAGGCGTGGCGGCTGAGGTCCATCTGGCCGTGA
- a CDS encoding PP2C family protein-serine/threonine phosphatase has protein sequence MLEDGAADGGEPAPAVARSAEQGLGRLKQALAVAADLPAVTETLAHACVWMGLVGWALILYQEDGTHLFPCSVAGLGRLWQPPLRPLATTESWPVTRAALGQECTGCDRTGPYPLPPGGEAAAWSALPLSEGQGVLVALRPGTMPFNEAEQEFLRHAAQLTTRYVPHMISTAAAPAPTPHLRDLHQGAFFLDLATDTLDVDEMFARLHDLPGPGRYPLTRVLAQLPPGDLTDIQQLLGTLRSRHGTYEVAYRLATPADRPRHLQARCTTTGDPTAPPALLCGHVTDTTGETIRATQREEHLREQLRRADRMITLASSAAGATGTSELAKAACEALAVFGADALVLAEAHQGRTRILTTVGYDDEHRAAVTGIALDARAPLTDALREQEPVFTPSHEDLVAAYPHYAATLPRLKRHAWAALPLPLAHPQTTAACMFSFDRPHAFGPSDQALLIAAAALLGRALDRCRDYDTEHDRAVQLQRGLLPAFLPQHPRLHLAASYHPAAPGAHAGGDWYDAFPLPDGRIALVIGDAEGHHTKAAILMGRLRITIRAYAATTSDPAAILRRTNRLLTTDNDTDPDHALLATCCIIALDPHTGQLEYATAAHPAPLMHIPDAVLTPETLPGLPLGILPDTAYPSTRLTLPPGGRILLHTDGLTDTPDTDPDDALHRLHTALQTTAQQPPALALHHITATCLPTPTPHDDSALLLAHRTHT, from the coding sequence ATGTTGGAAGACGGTGCGGCGGACGGCGGTGAGCCCGCTCCGGCAGTGGCCAGGAGCGCGGAGCAGGGGTTGGGCAGGCTGAAGCAGGCTCTGGCGGTGGCGGCCGATCTGCCGGCCGTGACCGAGACGCTGGCGCATGCGTGCGTCTGGATGGGTCTGGTGGGCTGGGCGTTGATCCTTTACCAGGAGGACGGCACCCACCTCTTTCCCTGCTCCGTGGCCGGGCTCGGCCGACTGTGGCAGCCACCGCTGCGGCCGCTGGCCACCACCGAGTCGTGGCCGGTCACCCGGGCGGCCCTGGGCCAGGAATGCACCGGCTGCGACCGTACCGGCCCCTACCCGCTGCCGCCCGGTGGCGAAGCGGCTGCCTGGAGTGCGCTGCCACTGTCCGAGGGCCAGGGTGTCCTGGTGGCACTGCGGCCCGGCACGATGCCCTTCAACGAGGCTGAGCAGGAGTTCCTGCGGCACGCGGCACAGCTGACCACCCGGTACGTGCCCCACATGATCTCCACGGCCGCCGCGCCTGCGCCGACCCCGCACCTGCGAGACCTGCACCAGGGCGCCTTCTTCCTCGACCTGGCCACCGACACACTCGACGTCGACGAAATGTTCGCCCGGCTGCACGATCTGCCCGGTCCCGGCCGCTACCCGCTCACCAGGGTCCTGGCCCAACTGCCCCCAGGCGACCTGACGGACATCCAGCAGCTGCTGGGCACCCTGCGCAGCCGCCACGGCACCTATGAAGTGGCCTACCGGCTCGCCACCCCGGCCGACCGACCGCGCCACCTGCAAGCCCGCTGCACCACCACCGGAGACCCCACCGCTCCCCCCGCCCTGCTCTGCGGCCACGTCACCGATACCACCGGAGAAACAATCCGTGCCACGCAACGGGAGGAACACTTGCGTGAACAGCTGCGCCGCGCTGACCGCATGATCACTCTCGCGTCCAGTGCCGCAGGTGCCACCGGCACCTCGGAACTGGCCAAAGCAGCCTGCGAGGCACTGGCCGTCTTCGGCGCCGACGCCCTGGTCCTGGCCGAGGCCCACCAGGGCCGCACCCGCATCCTGACCACAGTCGGCTACGACGACGAACACCGCGCCGCCGTCACCGGCATCGCCCTGGACGCCCGCGCCCCCCTCACCGACGCACTGCGCGAGCAGGAACCGGTCTTCACCCCCTCCCACGAAGACCTCGTGGCCGCCTACCCCCACTACGCCGCCACCCTGCCCCGCCTCAAACGACACGCATGGGCCGCTCTGCCCCTCCCGCTCGCCCATCCCCAGACCACGGCGGCGTGCATGTTCTCCTTCGACCGCCCCCACGCCTTCGGCCCCTCCGACCAGGCCCTCCTCATCGCCGCGGCCGCCCTGCTCGGCCGCGCCCTGGACCGCTGCCGCGACTACGACACCGAACACGACCGCGCGGTCCAACTCCAGCGCGGACTCCTGCCCGCCTTCCTGCCCCAGCACCCCCGCCTGCACCTCGCCGCCTCCTACCATCCTGCCGCCCCCGGCGCCCACGCCGGCGGCGACTGGTACGACGCCTTCCCCCTCCCCGACGGCCGCATCGCCCTGGTCATCGGGGACGCAGAAGGTCACCACACCAAAGCAGCCATCCTCATGGGGCGCCTGCGCATCACCATTCGCGCCTACGCCGCCACCACCTCCGACCCCGCCGCCATCCTGCGCCGGACCAACCGTCTGCTCACCACCGACAACGACACCGACCCCGACCACGCCCTGCTCGCCACCTGCTGCATCATCGCCCTCGATCCGCACACCGGGCAGCTGGAATACGCCACCGCAGCCCACCCCGCCCCCCTCATGCACATCCCCGACGCCGTACTCACACCCGAGACGCTCCCCGGGCTTCCCCTCGGCATCCTGCCCGACACCGCCTACCCGTCCACCCGCCTCACCCTCCCTCCCGGCGGACGCATCCTCCTGCACACGGACGGCCTCACCGACACCCCCGACACCGACCCCGACGACGCCCTCCACCGCCTGCACACCGCCCTGCAGACCACCGCACAGCAGCCACCCGCCCTCGCCCTGCACCACATCACCGCCACCTGCTTGCCCACCCCCACCCCCCACGACGACTCCGCCCTCCTCCTGGCACACCGCACCCACACATGA
- a CDS encoding acyl-CoA thioester hydrolase/BAAT C-terminal domain-containing protein has product MLGVSKGAEAALLTAVRDLRVDVVIALSPTSRVWCNVGPGRDGEQRPYRSSWTWQGRALPFVPMDDSWTPVNPGSGPAAIRGWYELSERSFVYLLPQAEIPVERARADLLLVAGGDDAMWPSLRFAEQLAQRRRSAGTTAHLIARHDAGHRPRFPGESPAPASPQGRAE; this is encoded by the coding sequence ATCCTCGGTGTCTCCAAGGGGGCTGAAGCAGCTCTTCTCACGGCTGTGCGCGACCTGCGCGTGGACGTTGTTATCGCGCTGTCGCCCACGTCGCGAGTCTGGTGCAATGTGGGTCCGGGCCGCGATGGGGAACAGCGCCCGTATCGTTCTTCCTGGACCTGGCAGGGGCGGGCCTTGCCTTTTGTTCCGATGGATGACTCCTGGACTCCGGTCAACCCGGGTAGCGGTCCGGCCGCCATCCGCGGCTGGTACGAACTCAGCGAGCGGAGCTTCGTTTACCTGCTCCCTCAGGCGGAGATCCCGGTCGAAAGGGCCCGAGCCGATCTGCTGCTCGTTGCCGGTGGCGACGACGCGATGTGGCCTTCTCTCCGCTTCGCCGAACAACTGGCACAACGCCGACGCTCAGCCGGGACCACTGCGCATCTCATCGCCCGCCACGATGCCGGCCATCGACCGCGCTTTCCCGGCGAGAGCCCGGCGCCCGCGTCCCCGCAGGGGCGAGCAGAGTAG
- a CDS encoding GNAT family N-acetyltransferase — MNLHHRTPAPTPRLAFRQMTPDDLDDMAVLLGDPNVMRHYPRPKTREEALAWIEWNQHLYQREGHGLWLVTLRNTGEFVGDCGLTPQEIEGVTDLEVGYRVRADLQGNGYATEAAAACRDHARDVLGAQRLIAIIRPDNQPSQRVAEKIGLPFERDAVSRSGLPVRIHATTL, encoded by the coding sequence GTGAACCTCCACCACCGAACCCCCGCCCCCACTCCACGCCTCGCCTTCCGGCAGATGACCCCGGACGACCTCGACGATATGGCCGTACTCCTCGGCGACCCGAACGTGATGCGCCACTACCCCCGCCCCAAGACCCGGGAGGAGGCACTGGCCTGGATCGAATGGAACCAGCACCTGTACCAGCGAGAAGGACACGGACTCTGGCTGGTCACCCTGCGGAACACCGGCGAGTTCGTCGGCGACTGCGGCCTGACCCCCCAAGAGATCGAAGGAGTCACCGACCTGGAGGTCGGCTATCGCGTCCGGGCCGACCTCCAGGGGAACGGCTATGCCACCGAGGCCGCGGCCGCCTGCCGTGACCACGCCCGCGACGTCCTCGGCGCACAGCGCCTCATCGCGATCATCCGACCAGACAACCAGCCGTCGCAACGTGTCGCCGAGAAGATCGGCCTTCCCTTCGAACGCGACGCCGTGTCACGGTCGGGCCTGCCTGTCCGCATCCACGCCACGACTCTGTGA
- a CDS encoding TIGR02677 family protein has product MSDEPDAPVPVDEGAFGIDAFSLDDRLRLFHFAAAEKRHEYLWLLRAFDRGRANYQVLLHASDAVGLLERLAADHPGAGAVGGTAGVQPLLDALAEWQVLDRSYDGTRAANLAEYRNRHYVYQFTQAGYRAYRAVEDVLGASLEDAQLSRLVFPDILGDLRALAEASTAGDGEEVYRKLGRLDSVLNEMAQRAARFYLMLGDLARTNDTRPEVFLAHKDTLLAHMREFTAELGRYAPLLAEAVEKAAATGVDRMIEYAAEADERLFRSPAERLADWRHRWDGIVHWFAEREHSETERLQDATVTAIRSVLALLRRVTEARRGGVSRESQLRHLAGWFTSCESDEDAHALFQAVFGLGAPRHIAVPYADPEQIPGRTSWWEAEPVELARTLVQSGRTPALHGPGRIERDEDRRALLRAGQLRDQAERRGAANALASDGVYGRTLDEPETRALLALLDVALAARVPASRLVTAASGSAHGVRLTLTPAEGSTTVDTVRGLLHLDGLRLEVTA; this is encoded by the coding sequence GTGAGTGACGAGCCCGACGCCCCGGTCCCCGTCGACGAGGGCGCGTTCGGTATCGACGCGTTCTCCCTCGACGACCGGCTGCGGCTGTTCCACTTCGCCGCCGCCGAGAAGCGCCACGAGTACCTGTGGCTGCTGCGGGCCTTCGACCGCGGACGCGCCAACTACCAGGTGCTGCTGCACGCCTCGGACGCGGTCGGGCTGCTGGAGCGGCTCGCCGCCGACCATCCCGGCGCGGGCGCTGTCGGCGGGACGGCCGGGGTTCAGCCGTTGCTCGACGCGCTCGCGGAGTGGCAGGTCCTGGACCGCTCGTACGACGGGACGCGCGCCGCGAACCTGGCCGAGTACCGCAACCGCCACTACGTGTATCAGTTCACCCAGGCCGGATACCGGGCGTACCGGGCTGTGGAGGACGTCCTCGGGGCGAGTCTTGAGGACGCTCAGCTCTCCCGTCTCGTCTTCCCGGACATCCTCGGCGACCTGCGCGCGCTGGCCGAGGCAAGTACCGCGGGCGACGGCGAGGAGGTGTACCGCAAGCTGGGCCGGCTCGACTCGGTGCTGAACGAGATGGCGCAGCGCGCCGCCCGCTTCTACCTCATGCTGGGCGACCTGGCGCGCACCAACGACACCCGGCCCGAGGTGTTCCTCGCCCACAAGGACACCCTTCTCGCGCACATGCGGGAGTTCACCGCCGAACTCGGCCGCTACGCCCCGCTGCTCGCCGAGGCCGTGGAGAAGGCCGCGGCCACCGGTGTGGACCGGATGATCGAGTATGCGGCCGAGGCCGACGAACGGCTCTTCCGCAGCCCCGCCGAGCGGCTGGCGGACTGGCGGCACCGGTGGGACGGCATCGTGCACTGGTTCGCGGAGCGCGAGCACAGTGAGACCGAGCGGCTGCAGGACGCCACCGTCACCGCGATCCGGTCCGTCCTCGCCCTGCTGCGCCGGGTCACCGAGGCGCGCCGGGGCGGGGTGAGCCGGGAGAGTCAACTGCGCCATCTCGCCGGGTGGTTCACCTCCTGCGAGAGCGACGAGGACGCGCACGCCCTGTTCCAGGCGGTCTTCGGGCTCGGGGCGCCCCGCCACATCGCCGTCCCGTACGCCGACCCCGAGCAGATCCCGGGGCGTACGTCCTGGTGGGAGGCCGAACCGGTCGAACTCGCCCGCACACTGGTCCAGTCCGGCCGCACCCCCGCCCTGCACGGCCCCGGTCGCATCGAACGCGACGAGGACCGGCGGGCCCTGCTGCGCGCCGGGCAGCTGAGGGACCAGGCCGAGCGCCGTGGCGCCGCGAACGCCCTCGCGTCGGACGGCGTGTACGGCCGGACGCTCGACGAGCCCGAGACGCGTGCGCTGCTCGCTCTGCTGGACGTGGCCCTCGCCGCCCGTGTCCCCGCCAGCCGTCTGGTCACCGCCGCCTCCGGGTCCGCCCACGGGGTACGGCTCACTCTCACCCCCGCCGAGGGCTCCACCACCGTGGACACCGTGCGCGGCCTGCTTCACCTTGACGGGCTGCGACTGGAGGTCACAGCATGA
- a CDS encoding TIGR02678 family protein yields the protein MSGVAEGVSPLELADYQKAVRLVLRHPLVTPGYPDRGALATVRRWADQLRTDLMETLGYRLVTTADTARLQRAQDALDATRPALTRAGRPFDRRRYAYLVLALAALGRHGAQVALGELADAVAADAVRIDGLGLDTARKPDRDAFVDAVTWLTERGALTLADGSATAWAGDPERAEALYDIDREILLAVHHPTRVLQHLTSVTALLDSGGALGLSAGRAAQRRDQARRARRLVLENPVAYYADADTELLGQLRAPALAEDLERLTGLAVERRAEGVALVDTSGRLSDTRFPGGGTVAQAALLLAARISAAVQRGGRHALELLPAPTAAERLAARARRIDGALPARGLVAELAGPGEESVVGTPGDERQEPTETRYPFVTDSWLRGRLREITVEYGAGFAADLRGDPDRLLGQALDLLAAMSLIVRVDGGALALPLIARYRGVTARVKTRTVAQLPVQTDLFADDTAKDPTP from the coding sequence ATGAGCGGTGTCGCCGAGGGCGTCTCCCCTCTCGAACTCGCCGACTACCAGAAGGCGGTACGGCTGGTCCTGCGTCATCCGCTGGTCACGCCCGGATACCCGGACCGTGGGGCGCTGGCGACCGTGCGCCGCTGGGCCGACCAGTTGCGCACCGACCTGATGGAGACGCTCGGCTACCGTCTCGTCACCACCGCGGACACCGCCCGGCTCCAGCGTGCCCAGGACGCTCTGGACGCCACCCGCCCGGCCCTCACCCGCGCGGGACGCCCCTTCGACCGCCGCCGTTACGCCTACCTCGTGCTCGCTCTCGCGGCCCTGGGCCGCCATGGCGCGCAGGTGGCGCTGGGCGAGCTGGCCGACGCGGTCGCCGCCGACGCCGTACGCATCGACGGGCTCGGCCTCGACACCGCGCGCAAGCCCGACCGCGACGCGTTCGTCGACGCCGTCACCTGGCTCACCGAACGAGGCGCGCTCACCCTCGCCGACGGTTCCGCCACCGCCTGGGCCGGCGATCCCGAGCGAGCCGAGGCCCTGTACGACATCGACCGCGAGATTCTCCTCGCCGTCCACCACCCGACCCGGGTCCTCCAGCACCTGACCTCCGTCACCGCGCTGCTCGACTCCGGGGGCGCGCTGGGCCTGTCCGCAGGCCGTGCCGCCCAGCGCCGCGACCAGGCCCGCCGCGCCCGACGTCTGGTGCTGGAGAACCCGGTCGCCTACTACGCCGACGCCGACACCGAACTCCTGGGCCAGCTGCGGGCCCCCGCCCTCGCCGAGGACCTGGAGCGGCTGACCGGGCTGGCGGTGGAGCGGCGGGCCGAGGGCGTGGCGCTCGTCGACACCTCCGGCCGGCTCTCCGACACGCGCTTCCCCGGCGGCGGTACCGTCGCGCAGGCCGCGCTGTTGCTCGCCGCCCGGATCAGTGCCGCCGTGCAGCGCGGCGGACGGCACGCCCTCGAACTGCTGCCCGCGCCCACCGCCGCCGAACGCCTCGCTGCCCGTGCCCGGCGGATCGACGGTGCCCTGCCCGCGCGCGGGCTGGTCGCCGAACTCGCCGGGCCGGGTGAGGAGTCGGTGGTCGGGACGCCCGGTGACGAGAGGCAGGAGCCCACGGAGACCCGCTACCCCTTCGTCACGGACTCCTGGCTCCGCGGCAGGCTCAGGGAGATCACCGTCGAGTACGGCGCGGGCTTCGCCGCCGATCTGCGCGGCGACCCGGACCGGCTGCTCGGTCAGGCTCTCGACCTGCTCGCGGCCATGTCGCTGATCGTCCGGGTCGACGGCGGAGCCCTCGCTCTTCCCCTGATCGCCCGTTACCGCGGGGTCACTGCCCGGGTGAAAACTCGTACGGTGGCCCAACTGCCTGTCCAGACAGACCTGTTCGCCGACGACACCGCCAAGGATCCCACTCCGTGA